One segment of Gemmatimonadota bacterium DNA contains the following:
- the gcvT gene encoding glycine cleavage system aminomethyltransferase GcvT, translating into MADLLKTPFHALHVALGAKMVPFAGYEMPVQYPAGITAEHNAVRQHCGLFDVSHMGEFKVTGPQRVEFVNYVTSNNVASLAIGQVHYSGLLNERGTFEDDCLVYRGEDHLMMVVNASNKDKDFAHISQQLSKFDVQLEDISDRIALLALQGPEAQAILQTLTDIKLDDIKYYHFTEGNVAGVGPMVVSRTGYTGEDGFELYHDVKDAVHIWNALMATGKVTPTGLGCRDSLRLEMGMALYGNDIDDTVTPWEANLGWLVKMKKGDFTGRAALEAQKAAGVPKRLVGFTIAEKSFPRHGYPVFVNGAASGTVCSGTASPSCGIAIGTAYVPFAHAQTGNTFEVEIRGKRLEATIVELPFYKSASHR; encoded by the coding sequence ATGGCTGACTTGCTCAAAACCCCGTTCCACGCACTCCACGTCGCGCTTGGCGCCAAAATGGTGCCCTTTGCCGGCTACGAGATGCCCGTTCAGTACCCCGCCGGCATCACCGCCGAGCATAACGCCGTGCGCCAGCACTGCGGGCTGTTCGACGTGAGCCACATGGGTGAGTTCAAGGTCACGGGGCCGCAGCGCGTGGAGTTCGTGAACTACGTGACGTCCAATAACGTGGCGTCGCTCGCGATCGGGCAGGTGCACTACTCCGGGCTACTCAACGAGCGCGGCACCTTCGAAGACGACTGCCTCGTGTATCGTGGCGAGGACCACCTGATGATGGTGGTGAATGCGTCGAATAAGGACAAAGACTTCGCGCACATCAGCCAGCAGCTTTCGAAGTTTGATGTGCAGCTCGAGGATATTTCTGATCGCATCGCCTTGCTCGCGCTGCAGGGGCCCGAAGCGCAGGCCATTCTGCAGACGCTCACGGACATCAAGCTCGACGACATCAAGTACTACCACTTCACCGAAGGCAACGTCGCCGGCGTGGGGCCAATGGTCGTGAGTCGCACAGGCTACACCGGTGAAGACGGTTTCGAGCTGTATCACGACGTGAAAGACGCGGTCCACATCTGGAATGCGCTGATGGCGACCGGCAAAGTGACGCCCACCGGACTCGGCTGCCGCGACTCGTTGCGCCTGGAGATGGGGATGGCGCTCTACGGCAATGACATCGACGACACGGTCACGCCGTGGGAAGCCAACCTCGGCTGGCTCGTGAAAATGAAGAAGGGCGATTTCACTGGTCGCGCCGCGCTCGAAGCGCAGAAGGCCGCTGGCGTGCCGAAGCGACTGGTCGGTTTTACGATCGCCGAGAAGAGCTTCCCGCGTCATGGGTATCCCGTGTTCGTGAATGGCGCGGCGAGTGGCACGGTGTGCAGCGGCACGGCGAGCCCCAGCTGCGGCATTGCGATTGGGACAGCGTATGTGCCGTTCGCGCACGCGCAGACGGGCAACACGTTTGAGGTGGAGATTCGTGGCAAGCGCCTCGAGGCGACGATTGTAGAGTTGCCGTTTTATAAGAGCGCATCGCATCGCTAG
- a CDS encoding sigma-54 dependent transcriptional regulator yields the protein MKVLITLTDVEPAVRLNAALEAAGIKTAMVSPMDDLGSTVTRERPDVIVITGNLLDQQTLHLVRQQLWSGAAVLGLADVGDPQLESRLRSVGFNEVLAKPVSSEELFSRVKNLVDRRALALETGLYGDSEAVRELLVKIEQIAPVSSTVLIEGESGTGKELVARAVHQLSPRRGKAFIAVNVGALPETLLESELFGHEKGAFTGAAERRIGRFELAHGGTIFLDEIGDISPSTQVKLLRVLEAREVTRVGGTHTIPVDVRVVAATNRPLREGVERGTFRSDLYYRLNVLRMYLPPLRERRDDIVMLVRRFVQEFSQQHDREFRGISPEAMQALVSYAWPGNVRELRNLVESMVVLSHGREIGVDDIPPQLRGGSGMERLLPVHVGPMMREGEQAAGRELEFIVRSLLELKLQVEDLRRKVDDDRSHLSAIAAHGFVGSGVGSGGLLGSVSEGLEPPSSPSSSNVVTITPGMTMAQIERSAIEAALRESRGNRRKAAEVLDIGERTLYRKLKEYGLPTGDYESDN from the coding sequence ATGAAAGTTCTTATCACGCTCACTGACGTCGAGCCCGCTGTCCGTCTCAATGCCGCCCTCGAGGCGGCAGGGATCAAGACGGCCATGGTCTCGCCGATGGACGACCTCGGCAGCACGGTCACCCGCGAGCGGCCCGACGTGATTGTGATTACCGGCAATCTGCTGGACCAGCAGACACTGCACCTCGTGCGCCAGCAGTTGTGGAGTGGTGCGGCGGTGCTGGGTTTGGCCGACGTTGGGGATCCGCAGCTGGAGTCGCGGTTGCGGAGCGTTGGTTTCAATGAGGTGTTGGCCAAGCCCGTGTCGAGCGAGGAGTTGTTCTCGCGCGTGAAGAACTTGGTCGATCGACGGGCGTTGGCGCTGGAGACTGGGCTGTACGGCGACAGTGAAGCCGTGCGTGAGCTGCTAGTGAAGATCGAGCAGATCGCGCCGGTGAGTAGCACCGTGCTCATTGAGGGCGAGAGCGGCACCGGCAAGGAGTTGGTGGCGCGTGCCGTGCACCAGTTGAGCCCGCGCCGCGGTAAGGCGTTCATTGCGGTGAATGTGGGCGCGCTGCCGGAGACGTTGCTGGAGAGTGAGCTCTTTGGGCACGAGAAGGGCGCGTTCACGGGAGCGGCGGAGCGACGGATTGGACGGTTCGAGCTCGCGCACGGCGGGACGATTTTTCTCGATGAGATTGGCGACATCTCGCCCAGCACGCAGGTGAAGCTGCTGCGGGTGCTGGAGGCGCGAGAGGTCACGCGCGTTGGTGGCACGCACACGATTCCGGTGGATGTGCGCGTGGTGGCGGCGACGAATCGTCCGCTCCGTGAAGGGGTGGAGCGCGGCACGTTCCGGAGCGATTTGTATTATCGCTTGAATGTGTTGCGGATGTATTTACCGCCACTGCGCGAGCGTCGCGACGATATCGTGATGCTGGTACGGCGGTTCGTGCAGGAGTTTTCGCAGCAGCACGATCGCGAGTTCCGAGGGATTTCCCCAGAGGCCATGCAGGCGTTGGTGAGTTACGCGTGGCCCGGCAACGTGCGTGAGTTGCGAAACTTGGTGGAGAGCATGGTGGTGTTGTCGCACGGTCGCGAGATCGGCGTGGACGACATTCCCCCGCAGCTTCGTGGTGGCAGTGGGATGGAGCGGCTGTTGCCCGTGCATGTGGGGCCTATGATGCGCGAGGGCGAGCAGGCCGCGGGACGGGAGCTCGAGTTTATTGTGCGCAGCCTCCTGGAGTTGAAGCTTCAGGTTGAGGATTTGCGGCGAAAGGTGGACGATGACCGGTCACACTTGAGCGCGATTGCGGCTCACGGGTTCGTGGGCAGCGGGGTCGGCTCGGGCGGACTGCTCGGTTCAGTGTCGGAGGGGCTGGAGCCCCCGAGTTCGCCCTCATCGTCGAATGTTGTGACCATCACGCCTGGCATGACGATGGCGCAGATAGAGCGGTCGGCCATCGAGGCAGCGCTGCGGGAGTCGCGCGGGAACCGTCGGAAGGCCGCCGAGGTCCTGGATATCGGGGAGCGCACCCTGTACCGGAAGCTGAAGGAGTATGGGCTTCCCACGGGCGACTACGAATCGGACAATTAG
- a CDS encoding AAA family ATPase yields MAQSLADERDLDLLGKLAKARTALSDQIARRIVGQADIVENLTGAILAGGHVILIGVPGLAKTLLIQTLAQALDLKFSRVQFTPDLMPSDITGTELLEEDHGTGKRSFKFQPGPIFGNIVLADEINRAPPKTQAALLEAMQEHRVTAAGKTYQLPEPFFVLATQNPIEHDGTYSLPEAQLDRFMFELKVGYPSREEEERIVNTTTTDKSLTVSPVLTGQEILDMQQLVRRIPAPPSVVSYAVNLARSTRPSEPGVTAAVKKFVAYGAGPRASQYLTLGAKARAAMNGRSVPDIDDVKAIANIVLGHRVTLNFQAEAESVTVADLLQL; encoded by the coding sequence GTGGCCCAATCGCTAGCTGACGAACGCGACCTCGACCTCCTCGGCAAACTGGCCAAGGCCCGCACGGCGCTCAGTGACCAGATCGCCCGCCGTATTGTCGGTCAGGCCGATATCGTGGAGAACCTCACCGGCGCTATTCTCGCCGGCGGCCACGTCATCCTCATTGGCGTACCAGGTCTCGCCAAGACGCTCCTGATTCAAACACTCGCGCAGGCCCTCGATCTCAAGTTCTCGCGCGTGCAGTTTACCCCTGACTTGATGCCGAGCGACATCACCGGCACGGAACTGCTCGAAGAAGATCACGGCACGGGCAAGCGCAGCTTCAAGTTCCAGCCGGGCCCGATTTTCGGAAACATCGTCCTTGCTGACGAAATCAACCGAGCCCCACCGAAAACCCAGGCCGCGCTGCTCGAGGCGATGCAGGAACACCGCGTCACAGCGGCTGGCAAAACGTACCAGCTTCCGGAACCGTTCTTCGTGCTTGCCACGCAGAACCCCATTGAGCACGACGGCACCTATTCGCTGCCCGAAGCCCAGCTCGACCGTTTCATGTTCGAGTTGAAGGTGGGCTATCCGAGTCGCGAAGAAGAAGAGCGCATCGTCAACACGACGACCACCGACAAGAGCCTCACCGTCTCCCCGGTCCTCACGGGTCAGGAGATTCTCGACATGCAACAACTCGTACGCCGCATTCCCGCGCCGCCGAGTGTGGTGAGCTACGCGGTGAACCTCGCGCGCAGCACGCGCCCGAGCGAGCCGGGCGTCACGGCCGCCGTCAAGAAGTTCGTCGCATACGGCGCCGGACCGCGCGCGAGTCAGTACCTCACGCTCGGTGCGAAGGCGCGCGCCGCCATGAATGGACGGAGCGTGCCGGACATTGACGATGTGAAGGCCATCGCCAACATCGTGCTCGGCCATCGCGTGACGCTCAACTTTCAGGCCGAAGCCGAAAGCGTCACGGTCGCGGACTTGTTGCAGCTGTAG
- a CDS encoding DUF4034 domain-containing protein, whose amino-acid sequence MASWTFKVPLSGGPVLVLSRGWDGRTAIALRGVHLERLSYEDGEPFVVPMADGTTEKILVRKIFLDPVPRVQFRDQPIELVPPMRWWEWALGAVPVGLAFTVTLPGVLMGIMASVINLLLLRGWQQPIARLVAVVAISGTAIGGYQTLNHLFNSVVSSPMADLITSLPLPKDDNGRTAAASDVTVAPQDADTLAVLRGALERSQFDSLELVLGRLERDALTHPRSEIRWGTTLKALGYAGPAAEVQMDAWLAARPASHLAHLVRASAYVRSGLLLRGDQPIKTTTRQQLDGMKREFRRAELEIASALRSDPMAIGGYWLLLSMAQARGDAVGAAEAFRRALMIQPLSLRSYILYALVLDPQSGGSLKALGKLADQADSRLAEEPRLRAVRGFLSWVESRDAVARGDFATATEAAQAALLVGDDWRFHAALGRAQRGAGDIAGATAAMEKALVRNPIEPSVRFERSRLLYDRLTATPDADSADAWLSESRREANVALDLDGATQRYRDWVDSLALIKPKRRGA is encoded by the coding sequence ATGGCGAGTTGGACCTTCAAGGTTCCTCTGAGCGGCGGACCCGTGCTCGTGCTCTCGCGCGGCTGGGACGGTCGCACCGCAATTGCATTGCGCGGCGTGCATCTCGAGCGCCTCTCCTACGAAGACGGCGAGCCGTTTGTGGTGCCGATGGCTGACGGTACCACGGAGAAAATTCTGGTACGGAAGATCTTCCTCGATCCCGTGCCGCGCGTACAGTTCCGTGATCAGCCGATTGAACTCGTTCCGCCCATGCGATGGTGGGAGTGGGCGCTCGGTGCCGTGCCCGTTGGGCTCGCCTTCACGGTGACGCTTCCGGGTGTCCTCATGGGAATCATGGCGAGCGTGATCAACTTGTTGTTGCTGCGCGGTTGGCAGCAACCTATCGCACGGCTTGTGGCCGTGGTCGCGATCAGTGGAACGGCGATCGGTGGCTATCAGACCCTCAATCACTTATTCAACAGCGTCGTCAGCAGTCCAATGGCGGATCTGATCACGAGTCTGCCGCTGCCCAAGGACGACAATGGTCGCACCGCCGCGGCAAGCGACGTGACGGTGGCGCCGCAAGACGCGGACACGCTGGCGGTGTTGCGCGGCGCGCTCGAACGATCGCAGTTCGATTCCCTCGAACTCGTCCTGGGCCGCCTCGAACGCGATGCGCTGACGCACCCGCGCTCCGAAATTCGGTGGGGGACCACCCTCAAAGCACTCGGCTATGCTGGGCCGGCCGCCGAAGTGCAAATGGACGCGTGGCTTGCCGCGCGTCCGGCGAGCCACCTCGCGCACCTAGTGCGTGCGTCGGCGTATGTGCGGTCTGGGCTGTTGTTGCGCGGCGATCAACCGATCAAAACCACCACGCGCCAGCAACTCGACGGTATGAAGCGTGAATTCCGCCGAGCCGAACTCGAAATTGCGTCGGCGCTGCGAAGCGACCCGATGGCGATTGGCGGCTACTGGCTCCTGCTCTCCATGGCGCAAGCGCGTGGTGATGCGGTGGGTGCCGCAGAGGCATTTCGGCGCGCGCTGATGATTCAACCGCTCAGTCTGCGGAGCTACATCCTGTATGCGCTGGTGCTCGATCCGCAGTCCGGCGGATCGCTGAAAGCGCTCGGCAAACTCGCCGATCAAGCGGACTCCCGTCTGGCGGAGGAGCCGCGACTCCGCGCGGTGCGTGGATTTCTCTCCTGGGTGGAATCGCGCGACGCGGTGGCCCGCGGCGACTTTGCGACCGCCACGGAAGCGGCACAAGCGGCACTTTTAGTTGGTGATGACTGGCGCTTTCATGCCGCGCTCGGCCGTGCGCAGCGTGGTGCCGGCGATATTGCCGGCGCGACGGCCGCGATGGAGAAGGCGCTGGTGCGCAATCCGATTGAACCGAGTGTACGGTTCGAACGGAGTCGTCTGCTATACGATCGCCTGACCGCCACGCCCGATGCCGACTCAGCCGATGCGTGGCTGAGCGAGAGTCGCCGCGAGGCGAACGTGGCGCTCGACCTCGATGGTGCGACGCAGCGCTATCGCGACTGGGTGGATTCCCTCGCGTTGATTAAACCGAAACGCCGCGGAGCATAG
- a CDS encoding AAA family ATPase encodes MRVRLLRAMTIRIGRTSIRPSSHVQFALAMYLAATGGQSVSRARLLELFYPDASLTDARHALRQMLYRLRRAGLEFGESHESLLVDPAMIDADFLTALTPEWAHSASVEELTAATRFLADVAMLSTPHFEEWLDGLRAQVAAAARRALLTRLAATRREGRWAELDALAQLLLTIDPLNEEATLSRAEALAMVGAKAEAIRMLDTFVEEVDGRSQDISLPAKVLRRRISDAVVTHPHAGMAIRPFIGRQQELGQLQDAMDRAAARAGTLVAMSGASGMGKSRLAAQANAVAGLRGFRRVEVRLSQQDATRSLALFSELVPLIVASPGGAACSPDSMSVLLAFTQPEDSAAAARRATERAMSRSLVRRSLIDVIEAVTDEAPLFVLVDDAHRLDPASTSLLVDVVGGTAHCRVVWLLCGTDWDDVRWRDLRALTTVRLPLSGLSRCDCDAFATSVLTHTLGAEESARLDECYVATNGNPLFVREWMLHYSVPGNAEAAPGRMRDTLLARARTLSDAGLHVLRACALLGAHATPESVRAVLDLSTPVLLSALEEIGKADLLSVDTSTALTMHDVPAGIVTEDLSPAVRALLHYRIAEYLETRAAGVWIPRLAWDAARHFQDAGDPKRARVLLISYGRHLMTLGAPAEAAETFALAVPLSVTTEDRLRVTVDYAHALYCAGSSRQVTVVVSEALGQYRREEALEEAACELELIGIEAAWGVGEDAHSNLDRTERLLRRPGISERVLGKAATLASGLAAELWDTETLNRIDNLVSARTSGTDSTVSSIHTAQGISLFQRGAFDDAASAFLRAIDIDSQSTDSISLITALHGHANVLRQVDRIDEGMRQLRRAFEVSSKLGLSVFASRIADRMSALHFDRYEVEEAHSWLGVAERWVRRSEHLTAQNSIAHQRQMLAVHFGSLPLSGAEASQPLPILIDDRVSSRRLANLALACHTAALEENGDILALTVPHLLKAVGQASPTTLCDYALSALLSAARFTLDRSTCMEAVENRRTHRLPTNRDEKWYLVAAINKDWSTLYGRQ; translated from the coding sequence ATGCGCGTGCGTTTGTTACGGGCGATGACAATCCGCATCGGCCGTACCTCCATCAGGCCTTCGTCGCACGTGCAGTTCGCACTCGCCATGTATTTGGCGGCAACTGGCGGGCAATCCGTGAGCCGAGCACGGCTGCTGGAGCTGTTCTATCCAGATGCGTCGCTCACCGACGCACGTCATGCACTTCGACAAATGCTGTACCGCCTGCGACGTGCGGGGCTCGAGTTTGGCGAGTCGCACGAGTCGCTGCTGGTCGATCCGGCGATGATCGACGCGGATTTCCTGACCGCGCTCACGCCGGAATGGGCCCACAGCGCCAGTGTGGAGGAGCTCACGGCCGCCACGCGATTCTTGGCGGATGTCGCGATGCTCTCCACGCCCCATTTTGAGGAGTGGCTCGACGGCCTACGCGCGCAGGTTGCGGCGGCGGCACGCCGCGCGCTGCTGACGCGCTTGGCGGCCACGCGCCGCGAGGGACGTTGGGCGGAGTTGGATGCGCTGGCGCAGTTGTTGCTCACGATTGATCCGCTCAACGAGGAAGCGACACTCTCGCGCGCCGAGGCGTTGGCGATGGTGGGCGCGAAGGCGGAAGCGATTCGGATGCTCGACACGTTCGTGGAAGAGGTCGACGGGCGATCGCAGGATATTTCATTGCCCGCGAAAGTGTTACGGCGGCGCATCTCGGACGCCGTCGTGACGCATCCGCATGCGGGTATGGCCATTCGGCCGTTTATTGGTCGGCAGCAAGAGCTCGGGCAGCTGCAGGACGCGATGGATCGTGCGGCAGCGCGAGCCGGCACGCTGGTAGCGATGTCCGGAGCGTCGGGCATGGGGAAGTCGCGACTGGCCGCGCAGGCCAATGCGGTGGCCGGGCTCCGAGGCTTTCGTCGAGTGGAGGTTCGTCTGTCGCAGCAGGATGCGACGCGGAGCCTCGCACTGTTTTCTGAGTTGGTGCCGCTCATTGTGGCGTCGCCCGGTGGCGCCGCGTGCTCGCCGGATTCGATGAGTGTCCTGCTGGCCTTTACGCAGCCGGAGGACAGCGCGGCGGCCGCGCGGCGGGCCACCGAACGCGCGATGTCGCGGAGTTTGGTGCGGCGTTCGTTGATCGACGTGATTGAGGCCGTGACGGACGAGGCACCGCTCTTCGTGCTCGTGGACGATGCGCACCGCTTGGATCCGGCCAGCACGTCCCTGCTCGTGGATGTCGTGGGCGGCACGGCGCACTGTCGCGTCGTGTGGTTGCTGTGCGGCACCGACTGGGACGATGTGCGATGGCGCGACCTGCGAGCGCTGACCACGGTTCGGCTCCCACTGAGCGGCCTCTCGCGATGCGACTGCGATGCCTTTGCGACCAGTGTGCTCACCCACACGCTCGGCGCCGAGGAGAGCGCGCGATTGGACGAGTGTTATGTCGCCACGAACGGCAATCCATTGTTTGTCCGAGAGTGGATGCTGCACTACTCGGTTCCCGGGAATGCGGAGGCCGCACCCGGACGCATGCGTGATACGCTCTTGGCACGCGCCCGCACCCTATCGGATGCGGGATTGCATGTGCTGCGCGCCTGCGCGTTGCTGGGTGCACACGCGACGCCAGAATCGGTGCGCGCCGTCCTCGATCTTTCCACGCCGGTACTCCTGTCTGCGCTTGAGGAGATCGGGAAGGCCGATCTTCTGTCGGTGGACACGTCCACGGCGCTCACGATGCATGACGTGCCCGCGGGGATCGTCACCGAGGATTTGAGCCCGGCCGTCCGTGCGCTACTGCATTATCGGATTGCGGAGTATTTGGAGACTCGCGCGGCCGGCGTGTGGATTCCTCGACTGGCGTGGGACGCGGCCCGGCACTTTCAAGATGCGGGCGACCCGAAGCGGGCGCGAGTCCTCCTCATAAGCTACGGACGCCACCTCATGACGCTTGGCGCACCGGCCGAGGCGGCGGAGACGTTCGCGCTCGCGGTGCCGCTATCGGTGACGACGGAGGACCGGCTTCGCGTCACCGTGGACTATGCGCACGCGCTGTACTGTGCGGGGAGCAGTCGACAGGTGACGGTGGTGGTGTCCGAGGCGCTGGGGCAGTATCGGCGGGAGGAAGCGCTAGAGGAGGCGGCGTGTGAGTTGGAGTTGATCGGGATTGAGGCGGCGTGGGGGGTTGGGGAGGATGCGCATTCGAATCTCGACAGGACAGAACGCCTCCTTCGTCGCCCAGGAATTAGTGAGCGCGTCCTCGGCAAAGCTGCGACGCTCGCCTCGGGCCTTGCCGCCGAACTCTGGGACACAGAAACGCTCAATCGCATTGACAACCTCGTTTCCGCGCGCACCTCAGGGACTGACTCCACAGTCAGCTCCATTCACACCGCTCAAGGCATTTCCCTCTTTCAGCGCGGCGCGTTCGATGACGCAGCTTCTGCCTTCTTGCGCGCCATCGACATTGACAGCCAGTCAACTGACAGTATTTCGCTAATCACCGCACTACATGGGCACGCGAACGTGCTACGCCAGGTTGACCGAATCGATGAAGGCATGAGACAACTTCGGCGGGCCTTCGAAGTTTCCTCAAAGCTTGGACTAAGCGTCTTTGCGTCTAGGATAGCGGACCGAATGAGCGCCCTTCACTTCGATCGATATGAAGTAGAAGAAGCTCACAGCTGGCTTGGCGTCGCCGAACGGTGGGTTCGCCGGTCTGAGCACCTGACTGCACAGAACAGCATCGCTCATCAGCGGCAAATGCTTGCGGTGCACTTTGGCTCACTGCCCCTCAGCGGCGCAGAGGCATCCCAACCGTTACCGATTCTGATCGACGACAGAGTATCATCAAGACGCCTCGCCAATTTGGCACTGGCATGCCATACGGCGGCGCTCGAGGAGAACGGCGACATCCTCGCACTCACGGTCCCTCATTTACTAAAAGCAGTGGGACAAGCCAGCCCAACGACATTATGCGACTATGCTCTTTCGGCGTTGCTCTCAGCCGCTCGCTTCACATTGGACCGATCGACTTGCATGGAGGCCGTGGAGAACCGCAGAACGCACCGCCTTCCCACAAACCGCGACGAAAAGTGGTACTTGGTAGCAGCGATCAACAAAGATTGGTCCACACTTTACGGGCGCCAGTAA
- a CDS encoding HD-GYP domain-containing protein, whose protein sequence is MVERQTKYFVGAVVAAALIAAALVARAQLGFDEDSLQAAGVFALLGILAHVMAYRIPRGAMGNISFVPFMSAVAVAPGLSVVISVTLAVALAEILQRRDRLKGLFNLGQYALSVSVAILVFRALGGRPIDAASLHSKLAFAAAFTSFFLVNTVCVSAVIAISTHQRLAGVLWQNTHSALIYDVIAVPAVYGFAFLYAKLGPAWSVVFAIPLFGLRHFYKTNWQLERLNEELLQIMVAAIEARDPYTSGHSQRVAEYVRIVARAAGLGTRAIERLATAALLHDVGKIHEEFAPILRKPGRLTEAEFAVMKTHSAKGAVLVGKSSQFHDLVSAIRGHHEAWDGSGYPDGLVGDKIPQWSRFIAIADTIDAMATTRPYRDALSYEVIRSEIMKESGRQFDPAICVKLLNASHWPALETAIARNAVPRDVSAGAEQVEEHLHEVVPELQSTQRPQPVAL, encoded by the coding sequence ATGGTTGAACGCCAAACAAAGTATTTCGTAGGAGCAGTCGTCGCGGCAGCCCTAATAGCCGCGGCGCTCGTGGCTCGTGCTCAACTTGGATTCGATGAAGACTCGCTGCAGGCCGCGGGGGTCTTCGCTCTCTTGGGTATTCTTGCGCACGTGATGGCCTATCGCATTCCACGCGGAGCGATGGGAAACATTTCGTTTGTTCCGTTCATGAGCGCTGTAGCGGTGGCACCAGGACTTTCGGTCGTCATATCCGTAACGCTTGCGGTGGCGCTCGCAGAAATCCTTCAGCGACGTGATCGACTCAAGGGCTTGTTCAATCTCGGACAGTACGCACTTTCCGTGAGCGTTGCGATCCTGGTGTTCCGAGCTCTAGGAGGGCGTCCCATTGACGCGGCCTCTCTTCACTCGAAGCTCGCGTTTGCAGCGGCGTTCACGTCGTTCTTCTTGGTTAATACGGTCTGCGTTAGTGCGGTGATTGCGATCAGTACGCACCAGAGGCTGGCTGGCGTGCTTTGGCAGAACACGCATAGCGCGTTGATCTATGATGTGATCGCGGTGCCTGCGGTGTACGGATTTGCGTTCCTGTACGCAAAGCTGGGGCCGGCGTGGTCGGTCGTGTTTGCGATTCCGCTTTTCGGTCTTCGGCATTTCTATAAAACAAACTGGCAGCTAGAGCGACTCAATGAAGAGTTGCTCCAGATCATGGTCGCTGCGATTGAAGCTCGTGATCCGTACACTTCCGGCCACTCTCAACGTGTCGCTGAGTATGTGAGAATCGTTGCTCGGGCGGCGGGGCTCGGAACTCGAGCCATTGAGCGCCTTGCGACCGCCGCTCTACTCCACGACGTGGGCAAGATTCACGAGGAGTTTGCGCCGATTCTCCGGAAACCAGGCCGACTCACTGAAGCAGAGTTTGCTGTCATGAAAACTCACTCCGCGAAGGGTGCAGTTCTGGTAGGGAAGTCGTCGCAATTTCACGATTTGGTTTCCGCGATTCGGGGTCATCACGAAGCATGGGACGGCAGCGGTTATCCAGATGGACTGGTCGGGGACAAGATACCGCAGTGGTCGCGCTTCATTGCTATAGCCGATACGATCGATGCAATGGCTACAACGCGCCCGTATCGAGACGCCCTCTCGTACGAAGTCATCCGCTCAGAAATAATGAAGGAAAGCGGTCGGCAGTTTGATCCAGCGATTTGTGTAAAGCTGTTGAATGCGTCTCACTGGCCCGCCTTGGAGACGGCCATCGCGCGCAACGCCGTGCCACGTGACGTTTCCGCTGGCGCAGAGCAAGTCGAAGAGCATCTACATGAGGTCGTGCCTGAGCTCCAGTCGACACAACGACCTCAGCCAGTCGCACTATAG